The following are from one region of the Pseudomonas putida genome:
- a CDS encoding phosphonoacetaldehyde hydrolase, translated as MNYSNPTQLQAAILDWAGTVVDFGSFAPTQIFVEAFAEFDVQVSIEEARGPMGMGKWDHIRTLCDVPEIAERYRKVFGRTPTDDDVTAIYNRFMPLQIEKIAVHSALIPGALDTLTGLRQDGLKIGSCSGYPKVVMDKVVELAAQNGYVADHVVATDETPNGRPWPAQALANVIALGIDDVAACVKVDDTVPGILEGRRAGMWTVALVCSGNALGLTWEGYRALSAEQLQSERQRIHALFAGSRPHYLIDTINELPEVIADINRRLAKGEMPQAS; from the coding sequence ATGAACTACAGCAACCCCACTCAGCTGCAAGCCGCCATCCTCGACTGGGCCGGCACCGTGGTCGACTTTGGCTCCTTCGCCCCGACCCAGATATTTGTCGAAGCCTTTGCCGAATTCGATGTGCAGGTGTCCATCGAAGAAGCCCGCGGCCCGATGGGCATGGGCAAATGGGACCACATCCGCACCCTGTGCGATGTGCCGGAAATAGCCGAGCGCTACCGCAAGGTGTTCGGCCGTACCCCGACCGACGATGATGTCACCGCCATCTACAACCGCTTCATGCCCCTGCAGATCGAGAAGATCGCGGTGCACTCGGCGCTGATCCCCGGCGCCCTGGACACCCTTACCGGGCTGCGCCAGGACGGCCTGAAGATCGGCTCGTGCTCGGGCTACCCGAAGGTGGTGATGGACAAGGTGGTAGAGCTGGCCGCGCAGAACGGCTACGTGGCCGACCATGTGGTGGCCACCGACGAAACCCCGAACGGCCGCCCATGGCCGGCCCAGGCACTGGCCAACGTGATCGCGCTGGGTATCGACGATGTGGCGGCGTGCGTGAAGGTCGACGACACCGTGCCGGGCATTCTCGAAGGCCGCCGCGCCGGCATGTGGACCGTGGCCCTGGTGTGCTCGGGCAATGCCCTGGGGCTGACCTGGGAAGGCTACCGCGCGCTGAGCGCCGAGCAGCTGCAAAGCGAGCGCCAGCGCATCCATGCCCTGTTCGCCGGCAGCCGCCCGCACTACCTGATCGACACCATCAACGAACTGCCCGAAGTGATCGCCGACATCAACCGGCGCCTGGCCAAGGGTGAGATGCCGCAAGCTTCCTGA
- the panB gene encoding 3-methyl-2-oxobutanoate hydroxymethyltransferase has protein sequence MSTHARTRRLTIPQLVAMKGRQKIVSLTAYSSTIAQVIDPLVDFILVGDSTAMVGYGRPSTLGMRLDETIAHTRAVVDSTRLACVIADMPFGSYQASHEQAFRNCAQVLASSGCDAVKLEANQVLASTVEFLVARGIPVMAHIGLMPQFVNAMGGYKAQGLSEDSAATLLADAQANLRAGAFSLLLEGVAEPVARAITEASAKPTIGIGASPTCDGQVLVTEDLLGLGSGHAPRFVKQYADVGQVIREACGRYAQEVRNGVFPTLQHCYGV, from the coding sequence ATGAGCACACACGCCCGCACCCGCCGCCTGACAATTCCGCAACTGGTGGCCATGAAAGGTCGGCAGAAGATCGTTTCGCTGACCGCCTACTCCAGCACCATCGCTCAAGTGATCGACCCGCTGGTCGATTTCATCCTGGTCGGCGACTCCACGGCCATGGTCGGCTACGGTCGGCCGTCCACCCTCGGCATGCGCCTGGACGAGACCATCGCCCATACCCGCGCCGTGGTCGACAGCACCCGCCTGGCCTGCGTGATCGCCGACATGCCGTTCGGCAGCTACCAGGCGTCCCACGAGCAGGCGTTTCGCAACTGCGCCCAGGTACTGGCCAGCAGCGGCTGCGATGCCGTCAAGCTGGAGGCCAACCAGGTGTTGGCGAGCACTGTCGAGTTCCTCGTCGCCCGTGGCATCCCGGTAATGGCGCACATCGGCCTGATGCCGCAATTCGTCAATGCCATGGGTGGTTACAAGGCCCAGGGGCTGAGCGAGGACAGTGCTGCGACGCTATTGGCCGACGCACAGGCCAACCTGCGCGCCGGCGCTTTCAGCCTGTTGCTCGAAGGCGTGGCCGAGCCAGTGGCCCGCGCCATCACCGAAGCCAGCGCCAAGCCGACCATTGGTATTGGCGCTTCACCCACCTGCGATGGCCAGGTGCTGGTGACCGAAGACCTGCTCGGCCTGGGCAGCGGTCATGCGCCGCGCTTCGTCAAGCAGTACGCCGACGTCGGCCAGGTAATCCGCGAGGCTTGTGGCCGCTATGCGCAGGAAGTACGCAACGGCGTGTTTCCAACCTTGCAACACTGCTACGGCGTGTGA